In Candidatus Binataceae bacterium, the following are encoded in one genomic region:
- a CDS encoding methyltransferase domain-containing protein: DAIEERIAEARHLTPAGVTLICGNAADLQFADESFDLVMLFECLCIITDSATRVRMASEAPRLARRCGL; encoded by the coding sequence CGATGCAATCGAGGAACGCATCGCAGAAGCTCGCCATCTCACGCCCGCTGGAGTCACACTGATCTGCGGCAATGCCGCCGATCTCCAATTTGCAGACGAGTCCTTCGACCTGGTGATGCTGTTCGAATGCCTCTGCATAATTACCGATAGTGCAACCCGCGTGAGAATGGCCTCGGAAGCGCCTAGGCTGGCTCGGCGCTGTGGACTCTGA